The Clostridium septicum genome contains a region encoding:
- a CDS encoding AEC family transporter yields MNLNEVLMKVVSMFLIMSIGVYGGKKKIVTDELQESMTGFIFNITLPFLIITSFSFSYDSSMLSNIVKAFIYSFLSFIILIIVNYICIKPIGENKGMIMKFSNVFSNCGFIGVIAIESIFGAEGMIYASIFNMTFYSLLWIYGRKVYTGNKNESYVNPGTISICLGLLMVIFNIKLPNFIYYSFKVVGDITTPLVLLIIGSIIGEVDYRSVFSDITIYYSVFIKLIIMPGIIFILAKLLNEDSMVISTIILLQAMPTSEFSTIFAKRYKNDYKYSSALMLVSTLLFTLTFPIIVKLVLKF; encoded by the coding sequence TTGAATTTAAATGAAGTTTTAATGAAAGTAGTTTCTATGTTTTTAATTATGTCAATAGGAGTTTATGGAGGGAAAAAGAAAATAGTAACAGATGAATTACAAGAATCTATGACAGGTTTTATTTTTAATATAACACTTCCGTTCCTTATAATTACTTCCTTTAGCTTTAGCTATGATAGTAGTATGCTGTCAAATATAGTTAAAGCTTTTATTTATAGTTTTCTTTCTTTTATAATTTTGATAATTGTAAACTATATATGTATAAAGCCAATAGGGGAGAATAAGGGGATGATAATGAAGTTTTCAAATGTATTTTCAAATTGTGGATTTATTGGAGTAATAGCAATTGAAAGTATATTTGGGGCAGAGGGAATGATTTACGCAAGTATTTTTAATATGACTTTTTATTCATTGCTTTGGATATACGGAAGAAAGGTTTATACAGGAAATAAAAATGAATCTTATGTAAACCCTGGTACTATTTCTATTTGTTTAGGATTATTAATGGTTATTTTTAATATTAAATTACCTAATTTTATTTATTATAGCTTTAAAGTAGTAGGGGATATAACTACTCCTTTAGTTTTGCTTATAATAGGTTCTATAATAGGTGAGGTTGATTATAGGAGTGTATTTAGTGATATTACAATATATTATTCTGTATTTATAAAGCTAATAATAATGCCTGGTATAATATTTATACTAGCAAAGTTGTTAAATGAAGACTCTATGGTTATAAGTACAATTATATTACTTCAAGCAATGCCAACTAGTGAATTTTCAACTATTTTTGCAAAGAGGTATAAAAATGACTATAAGTATTCAAGTGCTTTAATGTTAGTATCAACATTATTATTTACATTAACATTTCCCATTATAGTGAAATTAGTGTTAAAATTCTAA
- a CDS encoding TIGR04540 family protein: MISNIRTFYKSQADLGYALRKYIDDYFDNKIPDVELRENISKIVEENKDKVFKEGDITKKLQQILGKNRLKILISIVKDI, encoded by the coding sequence ATGATTAGTAATATAAGAACATTTTATAAAAGTCAAGCAGACTTAGGTTATGCATTAAGAAAATATATAGATGATTATTTTGATAATAAGATTCCAGATGTTGAGTTGAGAGAAAATATAAGTAAAATAGTTGAAGAAAATAAAGATAAAGTATTTAAAGAAGGGGATATAACTAAAAAACTTCAGCAAATTCTTGGAAAGAATAGATTAAAGATTTTAATATCAATAGTAAAAGATATTTAG